The proteins below come from a single Clupea harengus chromosome 21, Ch_v2.0.2, whole genome shotgun sequence genomic window:
- the pkp4 gene encoding plakophilin-4 isoform X1, which translates to MPSPVQSTEERKVLGDSEHLEVRVMEAETTATTTTTLLASVKEQELQFERLTRELEAERQIVANQLERCRLGTESPGAVSISSSEKSFPWRSADASAVGEVRPQGAEASHSPSFGVRGEQDRLSLYSPELEQVSLHERANSRSSTQMNSYSDSGYQEVSGYYSNSATPGRSEGRSQSTSSAPSGSSTLGKQGAGTAGVMRRVCSVPSRAQSPLQGAASSSPTRPPLLSSLGSPFSSPIVCEPKPLSSIFPGTSLPPVSSHNPDPLRSCSARQASGSESDSGGSSPTPRRSDMAAQPQHYSSRGQREPGLGYDSTLGYVYDAYERMTLPRPDSLTGLRSSYASQHSHLGQQVRPTMSPDRHITPIYEDRTFQRQLYYSPTHGSQSALYRSGTGLGTLQRTTSQCSALTYQRGGYTLNSATLQSDPYRSAQYRPAEALYARHAVTVDNGATRSPSIDSIQKDPREFAWRDPEISEVIRMLQHSFPSVQANAAAYLQHLCYGDNRIKAEVCRQGGVRQLVDLLDHRVVEVQRSACGALRNLVFGKATDDNKVSVRNAGGIPALLRLLRKTTDGEVRELVTGVLWNLSSCDAVKMTIVRDALCVLTNAVIIPHSGWGGAPQRDDHKLKLHTSLVLRNTTGCLRNLSSAGEEARRQMRSCEGLIDSLLYVIKTCVNTSDYDSKVVENCVCTLRNLSYRLELEMPPSRLMGLQELDSLLGCDSPSKQADYSCWGLRKKKKKKSWQDDQWDGVGPVPGFTGSLKGAEMLWHPSVVKPYLTLLAESSNPATLEGAAGSLQNLSAGSWKFAAYIRAAVRKEKGLPILVELLRMDNDRVVCSVVTALRNMALDTRNKELIGKYAMRDLVTRLPGNGPSLLSDETVAAVCCALHEVTSRNMENARALAHTGGIDKLVTISRGRGERYNMKVVKAAAQVLNTLWQYRDLRTIYKKDGWNQNHFITPVSTLERDRYRSQPTLPTSTMQMSPVMQTGGSAQSSPAMLGIKGNRLSQQRAQSSMQLQNYYGDDTLQKNQYRGSAKTSPYFIRSCSSPTREEARRSQHSQVFYGDDPGPGPYDSYRVYLSSPQGFDDPYLDEPLHFSAYATQPTSHHKPITNYVDFYSSARRPSYRAQQYPSSPDSWV; encoded by the exons GAGCTGCAGTTTGAGAGGCTGACCCGGGAGTTGGAGGCGGAACGTCAAATTGTGGCCAATCAGCTTGAACGATGTAGGCTGGGGACGGAATCACCAGGAGCTGTTAGCATCAG CTCGTCAGAGAAGTCGTTTCCCTGGAGATCAGCAG ATGCGTCGGCTGTGGGAGAGGTGCGGCCCCAGGGAGCGGAGGCGTCCCATTCGCCCTCGTTCGGGGTCAGAGGTGAACAGGACCGCCTGTCGCTCTATTCCCCTGAGTTGGAGCAGGTCTCCCTGCATGAAA GGGCGAACTCGCGCAGTTCCACACAGATGAACTCTTACTCGGACAGTGGGTACCAGGAAGTCAGCGGTTACTATAGCAACAGTGCCACCCCAGGCAGGTCGGAAGGAAGGTCACAGTCAACAAGCTCCGCCCCCAGTGGCAGTTCCACGCTTGGCAAGCAG ggggctGGTACGGCCGGTGTGATGCGCCGCGTGTGCTCGGTGCCGTCCCGTGCTCAGTCTCCACTCCAGGGTGCCGCCTCATCCTCTCCCACGCGTCCACCCCTGCTCTCCTCACTGGGCAGCCCCTTCTCCTCACCTATCGTCTGCGAGCCCAAGCCCCTCTCCAGTATCTTCCCGGGCACCTCGCTGCCCCCGGTCTCCAGCCACAACCCCGACCCGCTCCGCTCTTGCTCGGCCCGCCAGGCCTCCGGTTCTGAGTCCGACTCCGGGGGCTCGTCGCCGACCCCGCGCCGCTCGGACATGGCCGCCCAGCCGCAGCACTACAGTAGCCGTGGGCAACGGGAGCCCGGCCTCGGGTACGACTCCACACTGGGCTACGTCTATGACGCCTATGAGAGGATGACGCTGCCTCGGCCTGACAGCCTTACAG GCCTGAGGAGCTCGTATGCCAGCCAGCACAGCCACCTGGGTCAGCAGGTCAGGCCGACGATGTCCCCGGATCGTCACATCACGCCTATCTACGAGGACCGCACCTTCCAGCGGCAGCTCTACTACAGCCCCACGCACGGCTCCCAGAGCGCCCTCTACAGGTCGGGCACAG GGCTAGGAACCCTCCAGCGAACTACCAGCCAGTGTAGCGCTCTGACCTATCAAAGGGGCGGCTACACCCTCAACTCCGCCACGCTGCAGTCTGACCCGTACCGCTCTGCCCAGTACCGTCCGGCTGAAGCCCTCTATGCTCGACACGCCGTCACCGTCGACAACGGGGCCACACGCTCACCCTCCATAGACAGCATCCAGAAAGATCCCAG ggaGTTTGCGTGGAGGGACCCTGAGATCTCCGAGGTCATCCGTATGCTGCAGCACAGTTTCCCCTCGGTGCAGGCCAACGCTGCAGCCTACCTTCAACATCTGTGCTACGGAGACAACAGGATCAAagcagag gtgtgtCGCCAGGGCGGTGTGCGGCAGCTGGTGGACCTGCTGGATCACCGGGTGGTGGAGGTGCAGAGGAGCGCCTGCGGAGCGCTCCGGAACCTGGTGTTCGGGAAGGCCACCGATGACAACAAAGTGTCTGTCCGGAATGCCGGAGGGATCCCAGCACTCCTGAGGCTCTTGAGGAAGACCACTGACGGGGAAGTGAGAGAGCtggtcacag GGGTCCTGTGGAACCTGTCGTCGTGTGACGCGGTGAAGATGACGATCGTGAGGGATGCGCTGTGCGTGCTCACCAACGCGGTGATCATCCCACACTCCGGATGGGGTGGCGCCCCCCAGAGGGACGACCACAAACTGAAGCTGCACACCTCCCTGGTGCTCAGGAACACCACTGGCTGCCTCAG gAACCTGAGTTCTGCAGGGGAGGAGGCACGTAGACAGATGCGGTCCTGTGAGGGTCTGATCGACTCCCTGCTCTACGTAATCAAGACTTGCGTCAACACCTCAGACTATGACAGCAag GTGGTGGAGAACTGTGTGTGCACGCTGAGGAACCTGTCCTACcggctggagctggagatgcCCCCGTCCCGCCTGATGGGGCTTCAGGAGCTGGACTCACTCCTGGGCTGCGACTCCCCCAGCAAGCAGGCTGACTACAGCTGCTGGGGCCTccgcaagaagaagaaaaagaagagctgGCAGGACGATCAG TGGGATGGTGTGGGCCCTGTCCCAGGTTTCACTGGGAGTCTTAAAGGGGCTGAGATGCTGTGGCACCCGTCAGTGGTGAAGCCCTACCTGACGCTGCTGGCCGAGAGCTCAAACCCAGCCACCTTGGAGGGGGCCGCCGGCTCTCTGCAGAACCTCTCAGCTGGGTCCTGGAAG ttTGCGGCCTACATCCGTGCAGCGGTGCGTAAAGAGAAGGGCCTCCCCATCCTGGTGGAGCTGCTGAGGATGGACAATGACCGCGTGGTCTGCTCCGTCGTCACCGCCCTGCGCAACATGGCCCTCGACACCCGCAACAAGGAGCTGATTG GGAAGTACGCCATGCGGGACCTGGTAACACGTCTCCCAGGTAACGGGCCATCGCTGCTGTCAGACGAGACGGTTGCGGCAGTGTGCTGCGCACTACACGAGGTCACGAGTCGCAACATGGAGAACGCCCGCGCCCTGGCACACACAGGGGGCATCGATAAACTGGTCACCATCAGCCGAGGACGTGGAGAAAG ATACAACATGAAGGTGGTGAAGGCAGCTGCACAGGTGTTGAACACGCTCTGGCAGTACAGAGATCTGCGCACCATCTATAAAAAG GATGGCTGGAACCAGAACCATTTCATCACACCCGTGTCCACTCTGGAGCGAGACCGGTACCGCTCACAGCCCACCCTGCCCACCAGCACCATGCAGATGTCCCCCGTCATGCAGACTG GTGGGAGCGCCCAATCATCTCCTGCCATGCTGGGCATAAAGGGTAATCGTCTTAGCCAACAGAGAGCACAGTCTTCTATGCAACTTCAGAACTACTACGGAGACGACACCTTACAGAAGAACCAGTACAGAG GGTCTGCCAAGACATCCCCCTACTTCATAAGGTCTTGCTCTTCGCCTACGAGAGAGGAAGCCAGAAGATCACAG CACTCCCAGGTCTTCTACGGCGACGATCCAGGCCCAGGTCCCTACGACTCCTACAGGGTCTACCTGTCCTCTCCGCAGGGCTTTGATGACCCGTACCTTGACGAGCCGCTCCACTTCAGCGCCTACGCCACGCAGCCCACCTCTCACCACAAGCCCATCACCAACTACGTGGACTTCTACTCCTCCGCCCGCAGGCCTTCTTACCGGGCCCAGCAGTACCCCTCCTCACCAGATTCATGGGTgtag
- the pkp4 gene encoding plakophilin-4 isoform X2, which translates to MPSPVQSTEERKVLGDSEHLEVRVMEAETTATTTTTLLASVKEQELQFERLTRELEAERQIVANQLERCRLGTESPGAVSISSSEKSFPWRSAGANSRSSTQMNSYSDSGYQEVSGYYSNSATPGRSEGRSQSTSSAPSGSSTLGKQGAGTAGVMRRVCSVPSRAQSPLQGAASSSPTRPPLLSSLGSPFSSPIVCEPKPLSSIFPGTSLPPVSSHNPDPLRSCSARQASGSESDSGGSSPTPRRSDMAAQPQHYSSRGQREPGLGYDSTLGYVYDAYERMTLPRPDSLTGLRSSYASQHSHLGQQVRPTMSPDRHITPIYEDRTFQRQLYYSPTHGSQSALYRSGTGLGTLQRTTSQCSALTYQRGGYTLNSATLQSDPYRSAQYRPAEALYARHAVTVDNGATRSPSIDSIQKDPREFAWRDPEISEVIRMLQHSFPSVQANAAAYLQHLCYGDNRIKAEVCRQGGVRQLVDLLDHRVVEVQRSACGALRNLVFGKATDDNKVSVRNAGGIPALLRLLRKTTDGEVRELVTGVLWNLSSCDAVKMTIVRDALCVLTNAVIIPHSGWGGAPQRDDHKLKLHTSLVLRNTTGCLRNLSSAGEEARRQMRSCEGLIDSLLYVIKTCVNTSDYDSKVVENCVCTLRNLSYRLELEMPPSRLMGLQELDSLLGCDSPSKQADYSCWGLRKKKKKKSWQDDQWDGVGPVPGFTGSLKGAEMLWHPSVVKPYLTLLAESSNPATLEGAAGSLQNLSAGSWKFAAYIRAAVRKEKGLPILVELLRMDNDRVVCSVVTALRNMALDTRNKELIGKYAMRDLVTRLPGNGPSLLSDETVAAVCCALHEVTSRNMENARALAHTGGIDKLVTISRGRGERYNMKVVKAAAQVLNTLWQYRDLRTIYKKDGWNQNHFITPVSTLERDRYRSQPTLPTSTMQMSPVMQTGGSAQSSPAMLGIKGNRLSQQRAQSSMQLQNYYGDDTLQKNQYRGSAKTSPYFIRSCSSPTREEARRSQHSQVFYGDDPGPGPYDSYRVYLSSPQGFDDPYLDEPLHFSAYATQPTSHHKPITNYVDFYSSARRPSYRAQQYPSSPDSWV; encoded by the exons GAGCTGCAGTTTGAGAGGCTGACCCGGGAGTTGGAGGCGGAACGTCAAATTGTGGCCAATCAGCTTGAACGATGTAGGCTGGGGACGGAATCACCAGGAGCTGTTAGCATCAG CTCGTCAGAGAAGTCGTTTCCCTGGAGATCAGCAG GGGCGAACTCGCGCAGTTCCACACAGATGAACTCTTACTCGGACAGTGGGTACCAGGAAGTCAGCGGTTACTATAGCAACAGTGCCACCCCAGGCAGGTCGGAAGGAAGGTCACAGTCAACAAGCTCCGCCCCCAGTGGCAGTTCCACGCTTGGCAAGCAG ggggctGGTACGGCCGGTGTGATGCGCCGCGTGTGCTCGGTGCCGTCCCGTGCTCAGTCTCCACTCCAGGGTGCCGCCTCATCCTCTCCCACGCGTCCACCCCTGCTCTCCTCACTGGGCAGCCCCTTCTCCTCACCTATCGTCTGCGAGCCCAAGCCCCTCTCCAGTATCTTCCCGGGCACCTCGCTGCCCCCGGTCTCCAGCCACAACCCCGACCCGCTCCGCTCTTGCTCGGCCCGCCAGGCCTCCGGTTCTGAGTCCGACTCCGGGGGCTCGTCGCCGACCCCGCGCCGCTCGGACATGGCCGCCCAGCCGCAGCACTACAGTAGCCGTGGGCAACGGGAGCCCGGCCTCGGGTACGACTCCACACTGGGCTACGTCTATGACGCCTATGAGAGGATGACGCTGCCTCGGCCTGACAGCCTTACAG GCCTGAGGAGCTCGTATGCCAGCCAGCACAGCCACCTGGGTCAGCAGGTCAGGCCGACGATGTCCCCGGATCGTCACATCACGCCTATCTACGAGGACCGCACCTTCCAGCGGCAGCTCTACTACAGCCCCACGCACGGCTCCCAGAGCGCCCTCTACAGGTCGGGCACAG GGCTAGGAACCCTCCAGCGAACTACCAGCCAGTGTAGCGCTCTGACCTATCAAAGGGGCGGCTACACCCTCAACTCCGCCACGCTGCAGTCTGACCCGTACCGCTCTGCCCAGTACCGTCCGGCTGAAGCCCTCTATGCTCGACACGCCGTCACCGTCGACAACGGGGCCACACGCTCACCCTCCATAGACAGCATCCAGAAAGATCCCAG ggaGTTTGCGTGGAGGGACCCTGAGATCTCCGAGGTCATCCGTATGCTGCAGCACAGTTTCCCCTCGGTGCAGGCCAACGCTGCAGCCTACCTTCAACATCTGTGCTACGGAGACAACAGGATCAAagcagag gtgtgtCGCCAGGGCGGTGTGCGGCAGCTGGTGGACCTGCTGGATCACCGGGTGGTGGAGGTGCAGAGGAGCGCCTGCGGAGCGCTCCGGAACCTGGTGTTCGGGAAGGCCACCGATGACAACAAAGTGTCTGTCCGGAATGCCGGAGGGATCCCAGCACTCCTGAGGCTCTTGAGGAAGACCACTGACGGGGAAGTGAGAGAGCtggtcacag GGGTCCTGTGGAACCTGTCGTCGTGTGACGCGGTGAAGATGACGATCGTGAGGGATGCGCTGTGCGTGCTCACCAACGCGGTGATCATCCCACACTCCGGATGGGGTGGCGCCCCCCAGAGGGACGACCACAAACTGAAGCTGCACACCTCCCTGGTGCTCAGGAACACCACTGGCTGCCTCAG gAACCTGAGTTCTGCAGGGGAGGAGGCACGTAGACAGATGCGGTCCTGTGAGGGTCTGATCGACTCCCTGCTCTACGTAATCAAGACTTGCGTCAACACCTCAGACTATGACAGCAag GTGGTGGAGAACTGTGTGTGCACGCTGAGGAACCTGTCCTACcggctggagctggagatgcCCCCGTCCCGCCTGATGGGGCTTCAGGAGCTGGACTCACTCCTGGGCTGCGACTCCCCCAGCAAGCAGGCTGACTACAGCTGCTGGGGCCTccgcaagaagaagaaaaagaagagctgGCAGGACGATCAG TGGGATGGTGTGGGCCCTGTCCCAGGTTTCACTGGGAGTCTTAAAGGGGCTGAGATGCTGTGGCACCCGTCAGTGGTGAAGCCCTACCTGACGCTGCTGGCCGAGAGCTCAAACCCAGCCACCTTGGAGGGGGCCGCCGGCTCTCTGCAGAACCTCTCAGCTGGGTCCTGGAAG ttTGCGGCCTACATCCGTGCAGCGGTGCGTAAAGAGAAGGGCCTCCCCATCCTGGTGGAGCTGCTGAGGATGGACAATGACCGCGTGGTCTGCTCCGTCGTCACCGCCCTGCGCAACATGGCCCTCGACACCCGCAACAAGGAGCTGATTG GGAAGTACGCCATGCGGGACCTGGTAACACGTCTCCCAGGTAACGGGCCATCGCTGCTGTCAGACGAGACGGTTGCGGCAGTGTGCTGCGCACTACACGAGGTCACGAGTCGCAACATGGAGAACGCCCGCGCCCTGGCACACACAGGGGGCATCGATAAACTGGTCACCATCAGCCGAGGACGTGGAGAAAG ATACAACATGAAGGTGGTGAAGGCAGCTGCACAGGTGTTGAACACGCTCTGGCAGTACAGAGATCTGCGCACCATCTATAAAAAG GATGGCTGGAACCAGAACCATTTCATCACACCCGTGTCCACTCTGGAGCGAGACCGGTACCGCTCACAGCCCACCCTGCCCACCAGCACCATGCAGATGTCCCCCGTCATGCAGACTG GTGGGAGCGCCCAATCATCTCCTGCCATGCTGGGCATAAAGGGTAATCGTCTTAGCCAACAGAGAGCACAGTCTTCTATGCAACTTCAGAACTACTACGGAGACGACACCTTACAGAAGAACCAGTACAGAG GGTCTGCCAAGACATCCCCCTACTTCATAAGGTCTTGCTCTTCGCCTACGAGAGAGGAAGCCAGAAGATCACAG CACTCCCAGGTCTTCTACGGCGACGATCCAGGCCCAGGTCCCTACGACTCCTACAGGGTCTACCTGTCCTCTCCGCAGGGCTTTGATGACCCGTACCTTGACGAGCCGCTCCACTTCAGCGCCTACGCCACGCAGCCCACCTCTCACCACAAGCCCATCACCAACTACGTGGACTTCTACTCCTCCGCCCGCAGGCCTTCTTACCGGGCCCAGCAGTACCCCTCCTCACCAGATTCATGGGTgtag